In Acinetobacter piscicola, a single window of DNA contains:
- a CDS encoding catalase gives MSKQNKNEKIQQFESESYVDPQHQILTTSLGVAVKDNQNSLRADSRGPTLLEDFFLRDKLIHFDRERIPERVVHARGVGAHGYFEAYPGNEKWTKAHFLTNSERKTPIFARISTVQGGRGSADVVRDVRGFSIKFYTQEGNYDLVGNNIPVFFIQDAIKFPDFVHAVKPEDHNEIPTGQSAHDTFWDFVSLNTEAAHMTTWVMSDRAIPRNLRSIQGFGVHTFRLINAKNEAFLVKFHWTPKQGVAQVVWDEALKLNGKDPDFHRRDLWDAIERGNYPEWELGAQIFTEEQAAEWDFDVLDPTKLVPEELVPVTPLGKFILNRNPDEFFAETEQVAFSPANIVPGIDFSNDPLLQGRLFSYTDTHLHRLGTPNFNQIPINKPVCPFHTNRRGGFANQHIHKGKANYEPNSVDSNYPREATEDQQAFTSYPERIEGSKLRIRAESFADHFSQATLHYRSLSTHEQQHIKDAYAFELSKVQAEEIRQRVVSELLSPIDQDLAQYVANELGLNVEKAKVKSPNSEIIISKKLSIDAFPAPDIAQRKIAVLVHNGANATTVNAIKKWAEQNNAIAEVLAPSAAPVKSSDDQEIAVNGRQNGEPSVTYDATVVVDGHNFDKFKSDGVAKHYVLETYKHLKPIVLIGDKSQIIEILNIKQDESVFITDDFLSIQNEFKQAIQQHRNWDREEAAKEIPA, from the coding sequence ATGTCAAAACAGAATAAAAATGAAAAAATTCAGCAATTCGAGTCAGAATCTTATGTAGATCCGCAACATCAAATACTGACAACTTCATTAGGTGTTGCGGTTAAAGATAATCAAAATAGTCTACGTGCGGATAGTCGTGGTCCAACATTATTAGAAGATTTTTTTCTTAGAGATAAACTGATTCACTTTGATCGAGAGCGTATTCCTGAACGTGTTGTACATGCACGTGGTGTAGGTGCTCATGGTTATTTTGAGGCTTATCCAGGAAATGAAAAATGGACGAAAGCTCATTTTTTAACAAATTCTGAAAGAAAAACACCTATATTTGCACGAATATCAACAGTGCAAGGCGGACGGGGTTCTGCTGATGTTGTACGTGACGTACGTGGTTTTTCCATAAAATTTTATACTCAGGAAGGTAATTACGATTTAGTAGGTAATAATATTCCTGTTTTTTTTATTCAGGATGCTATTAAATTCCCTGATTTTGTTCATGCCGTAAAACCAGAGGATCATAATGAAATTCCTACAGGTCAATCTGCTCACGATACATTTTGGGATTTTGTTTCTTTAAATACAGAAGCTGCACACATGACAACATGGGTGATGTCTGATCGTGCAATTCCTCGAAACTTGCGTTCTATTCAAGGTTTTGGTGTTCATACTTTTAGATTAATTAATGCTAAGAATGAAGCTTTTTTAGTAAAATTTCACTGGACACCAAAGCAAGGTGTCGCGCAAGTCGTTTGGGATGAAGCTTTAAAGCTCAATGGTAAAGATCCTGACTTTCATCGTCGAGATTTATGGGATGCAATCGAAAGAGGGAATTATCCTGAATGGGAGCTAGGTGCTCAAATTTTTACTGAAGAACAAGCAGCAGAGTGGGATTTTGATGTCTTAGATCCAACTAAACTCGTACCTGAAGAATTAGTACCTGTCACGCCATTGGGTAAATTTATCTTAAATCGAAATCCTGATGAATTTTTTGCAGAAACAGAACAGGTCGCTTTTTCTCCAGCAAATATTGTTCCTGGTATAGATTTTAGTAATGATCCTTTATTGCAAGGTCGTCTATTTAGTTATACAGATACTCATTTGCATCGTCTAGGTACACCTAATTTTAATCAAATTCCAATTAATAAGCCCGTATGTCCATTCCATACCAATCGTCGTGGAGGATTTGCAAATCAGCATATTCATAAAGGTAAGGCCAATTACGAACCTAATTCAGTAGATAGTAATTATCCACGTGAAGCAACAGAGGATCAGCAAGCATTCACTAGCTATCCTGAAAGAATCGAAGGTAGTAAATTGCGTATTCGTGCAGAAAGTTTTGCAGATCATTTTTCTCAAGCAACCTTGCACTATCGTAGCTTGAGCACGCATGAGCAACAACATATTAAAGATGCTTATGCCTTTGAGCTGTCTAAAGTGCAAGCTGAAGAAATTAGGCAGCGTGTTGTGTCTGAGCTGCTAAGTCCTATTGATCAAGATTTAGCACAGTATGTAGCAAATGAACTAGGACTAAATGTGGAGAAAGCAAAGGTTAAATCGCCTAACTCAGAAATAATAATCTCCAAAAAGCTTAGTATAGACGCTTTTCCTGCCCCTGATATTGCACAACGTAAAATCGCAGTACTCGTGCATAACGGTGCAAATGCTACGACTGTAAATGCAATTAAAAAATGGGCAGAACAAAATAATGCCATCGCTGAAGTGTTAGCCCCAAGTGCAGCTCCTGTGAAATCGAGTGATGATCAGGAAATCGCTGTAAATGGTCGTCAAAATGGTGAGCCATCTGTAACTTATGATGCTACTGTAGTTGTTGATGGTCATAATTTTGACAAGTTTAAATCTGATGGTGTTGCCAAGCACTATGTATTAGAAACTTATAAACACTTAAAACCGATTGTTCTGATAGGTGATAAATCTCAAATTATTGAGATATTAAATATTAAGCAAGATGAGAGTGTATTTATTACGGACGATTTTTTATCTATACAGAATGAATTTAAACAAGCCATTCAGCAACATAGAAATTGGGATAGAGAAGAAGCGGCAAAAGAGATACCTGCTTAA